From Salvelinus namaycush isolate Seneca chromosome 2, SaNama_1.0, whole genome shotgun sequence, one genomic window encodes:
- the LOC120018077 gene encoding immediate early response gene 2 protein-like, which translates to MDVSAEAKRIMAVSISKLYASRAQRGGMRLHRSLLLSVVMRSARDLYHSACLAKEREELGTAHLVQVTPEEGAMDTTASGEQVEVEVSQVEPESPLTPTIQEPMSSDSDAAQGACKTRTFIGKETVEDKENRSPVSPDRHSRKRRGKASVAPDFLPSKRARLSLELGEERVLRTGRRTCCRAGDAFTTLSLNSNRAIAAF; encoded by the coding sequence ATGGACGTGAGCGCTGAAGCCAAACGGATCATGGCAGTGTCCATTAGTAAACTGTACGCCTCCCGAGCACAGCGAGGAGGTATGAGGCTACACCGGAGCCTGCTGCTCTCCGTGGTCATGCGTTCCGCCCGGGACCTGTACCACTCCGCCTGCCTGgccaaggagagagaggagctgggaACCGCACACCTGGTCCAGGTCACACCAGAGGAGGGTGCGATGGATACTACTGCCAGTGGGGAACAAGTCGAGGTGGAGGTGTCACAGGTCGAGCCTGAGTCGCCGCTGACCCCAACTATCCAGGAGCCCATGTCTAGTGACTCTGATGCCGCTCAGGGCGCATGCAAGACCAGGACATTTATTGGGAAGGAGACGGTAGAGGACAAAGAGAACCGGAGCCCAGTGAGCCCAGACAGGCATTCCAGGAAACGCCGGGGGAAGGCGTCCGTCGCGCCCGATTTCCTCCCCAGCAAGAGGGCGAGACTTTCACTGGAgctgggggaggagagggtgCTTAGAACCGGCCGAAGGACCTGCTGCCGCGCCGGGGACGCTTTCACCACCCTGTCCCTAAACTCAAACCGGGCCATTGCAGCATTCTAA
- the LOC120018085 gene encoding syntaxin-10-like — MSLEDPFFVVKGEVQKALSRARSLYERWEELLEEGTQVSKDELDWSTNELRNCLRAIDWDLEDLSETISIVESNPGKFRLGENELQERRDFVERTRQAVQEMKEQLSSPSVVAQAEKKNRQALMGASGQDRSDGLESHLVSTNSRYIQDQQEQQQLIMQDQDEQLELVTGSIRVLKDMSGRIGDELDQQAVMLGEFGEEMDQTGSRMDSVLKKMEKVSHMTSSRRQWCAIGVLVVIMVVVLILFFTL, encoded by the exons ATGTCGCTGGAAGATCCGTTCTTCGTAGTCAAGGG GGAGGTCCAGAAGGCGTTGTCTCGTGCCAGGAGCCTTTACGAACGCTGGGAGGAGCTTCTGGAGGAGGGcactcag GTGAGCAAAGATGAGCTGGACTGGAGCACCAATGAACTGAGGAACTGTCTCAGAGCCATAGACTGGGACCTGGAGGACCTGAGTGAAACCATCA GTATCGTTGAGTCCAACCCGGGGAAGTTCCGCCTGGGGGAGAATGAgctgcaggagaggagagactttGTGGAGCGGACACGGCAGGCCGTACAG GAGATGAAGGAGCAACTCTCCAGTCCCTCTGTTGTGGCCCAGGCAGAGAAGAAGAACAGACAG GCTCTGATGGGTGCCTCTGGGCAGGACAGGTCTGATGGTCTGGAGTCTCACCTGGTGTCAACCAACTCCAGATACATCCAGGATCAACAGGAACAACAGCAG TTGATCATGCAGGACCAGGATGAGCAGTTGGAGCTGGTGACAGGAAGCATCAGAGTACTGAAAGACATGTCAGGACGCATCGGAGATGAACTAGACCAGCAGGCTGt AATGCTAGGAGAGTTTGGAGAGGAGATGGACCAGACGGGTTCTAGGATGGACTCTGTCCTCAAGAAGATGGAGAAAGTCTCCCACATGACCAGCA GTAGGAGACAGTGGTGTGCCATCGGAGTACTGGTGGTCATCATGGTAGTTgttctcatcctcttcttcacCCTCTGA